One part of the Lycium ferocissimum isolate CSIRO_LF1 chromosome 8, AGI_CSIRO_Lferr_CH_V1, whole genome shotgun sequence genome encodes these proteins:
- the LOC132068629 gene encoding DNA repair protein RAD51 homolog 3 isoform X2 has product MEVSSLPISASLRAKLISGGYTCLSSLFSVSSSHIAQDLKISENEAQEILRVASQRRASERSNGTTSMVNGAQSAWEMLNEEQSLGRIITSCSELDDILGGGISCKEVTEIGGVPGIGKTQLGIQLAVNVQIPMDYGGLQGKAVYIDTEGSFMVERALQIAEACLEDMRGYHGFLKRDLQGCQINMQPKDFLENIFYFRVCSYTEQIAVVNYLEKFISEHKDVVLLNQVTTKYTEGQYQLTLALGDSWSHACTNRVILYWNGNERYAYIDKSPSVRSATAPYSVTGRGIRSSVSNCKRVKMM; this is encoded by the exons ATGGAAGTTTCAAGTCTTCCAATATCGGCGTCGCTGAGAGCCAAGCTCATTTCCGGAGGCTACACGTGTCTTTCCTCTCTATTTTCCGTATCTTCCTCTCACATTGCCCAAG ATCTAAAGATTTCAGAAAATGAGGCGCAAGAGATTTTGAGAGTTGCATCACAAAGGAGGGCATCTGAAAGATCTAATGGAACTACCTCCATGGTCAATG GAGCACAGAGTGCCTGGGAAATGCTAAACGAGGAGCAATCGCTTGGCCGCATCATAACATCCTGTTCAGAGTTGGATGACATCTTGGGTGGGGGAATAAGTTGCAAAGAGGTTACTGAAATTG GTGGGGTGCCAGGAATTGGAAAAACGCAACTTGG GATACAACTTGCAGTGAACGTTCAAATTCCAATGGATTATGGTGGTCTTCAAGGCAAGGCAGTATATATAG ATACGGAAGGCAGCTTCATGGTGGAGCGTGCTTTACAAATTGCTGAAGCTTGTTTGGAAGATATGCGTGGATATCATGGATTTTTAAAGAGGGATTTACAAGGTTGTCAAATTAACATGCAGCCAAAGGATTTCCTTGAGAACATATTCTATTTTCGTGTTTGTAGTTACACAGAGCAAATTGCTGTGGTAAATTACTTGGAAAAGTTCATCTCGGAGCATAAAGAT GTTGTCCTCTTGAATCAGGTAACAACCAAGTATACCGAAGGTCAATATCAATTAACTCTTGCATTAG GAGATAGCTGGTCACATGCTTGCACTAACCGGGTGATTttatactggaatggtaacgaACGGTATGCATACATTGACAAGTCGCCTTCTGTTCGATCAGCAACTGCTCCATATTCTGTAACAGGAAGAGGGATTCGGAGCTCTGTTTCAAACTGTAAACGAGTCAAGATGATGTaa
- the LOC132068629 gene encoding DNA repair protein RAD51 homolog 3 isoform X1, whose product MEVSSLPISASLRAKLISGGYTCLSSLFSVSSSHIAQDLKISENEAQEILRVASQRRASERSNGTTSMVNGAQSAWEMLNEEQSLGRIITSCSELDDILGGGISCKEVTEIGGVPGIGKTQLGIQLAVNVQIPMDYGGLQGKAVYIDTEGSFMVERALQIAEACLEDMRGYHGFLKRDLQGCQINMQPKDFLENIFYFRVCSYTEQIAVVNYLEKFISEHKDVKVVIIDSITFHFRQDFDDMALRTRLLGGMALKLMNLAKKFTLAVVLLNQVTTKYTEGQYQLTLALGDSWSHACTNRVILYWNGNERYAYIDKSPSVRSATAPYSVTGRGIRSSVSNCKRVKMM is encoded by the exons ATGGAAGTTTCAAGTCTTCCAATATCGGCGTCGCTGAGAGCCAAGCTCATTTCCGGAGGCTACACGTGTCTTTCCTCTCTATTTTCCGTATCTTCCTCTCACATTGCCCAAG ATCTAAAGATTTCAGAAAATGAGGCGCAAGAGATTTTGAGAGTTGCATCACAAAGGAGGGCATCTGAAAGATCTAATGGAACTACCTCCATGGTCAATG GAGCACAGAGTGCCTGGGAAATGCTAAACGAGGAGCAATCGCTTGGCCGCATCATAACATCCTGTTCAGAGTTGGATGACATCTTGGGTGGGGGAATAAGTTGCAAAGAGGTTACTGAAATTG GTGGGGTGCCAGGAATTGGAAAAACGCAACTTGG GATACAACTTGCAGTGAACGTTCAAATTCCAATGGATTATGGTGGTCTTCAAGGCAAGGCAGTATATATAG ATACGGAAGGCAGCTTCATGGTGGAGCGTGCTTTACAAATTGCTGAAGCTTGTTTGGAAGATATGCGTGGATATCATGGATTTTTAAAGAGGGATTTACAAGGTTGTCAAATTAACATGCAGCCAAAGGATTTCCTTGAGAACATATTCTATTTTCGTGTTTGTAGTTACACAGAGCAAATTGCTGTGGTAAATTACTTGGAAAAGTTCATCTCGGAGCATAAAGAT GTCAAGGTTGTTATTATTGATAGCATTACATTCCATTTCCGTCAAGATTTTGATGACATGGCCCTTCGAACCCGACTTCTGGGTGGAATGGCCTTAAAGTTGATGAACCTTGCAAAGAAATTTACTTTGGCT GTTGTCCTCTTGAATCAGGTAACAACCAAGTATACCGAAGGTCAATATCAATTAACTCTTGCATTAG GAGATAGCTGGTCACATGCTTGCACTAACCGGGTGATTttatactggaatggtaacgaACGGTATGCATACATTGACAAGTCGCCTTCTGTTCGATCAGCAACTGCTCCATATTCTGTAACAGGAAGAGGGATTCGGAGCTCTGTTTCAAACTGTAAACGAGTCAAGATGATGTaa